One Enterobacter cloacae subsp. cloacae ATCC 13047 genomic window carries:
- the traG gene encoding conjugal transfer mating-pair stabilization protein TraG, which produces MLEIYTIYGGGMWKTALDAVVTLVGQNTFHTLMRIAGTFGVLAVLLTFIKQRNPMVFVQWLAIFMILTTILLVPKRSVQIIDLSDPAAVWKTDNVPVGLAAIASLTTSIGYKMASVYDMLMARPDSVTYSKTGMLFGSQIVAETSDFTTQNPELAQMLPDYVENCVIGDILLNGKYTINQLLNSTDPLTLITSNPSPLRGIFKMTSTSRQFLTCQQAATEIKTLANTDVNPGSATFTWLTRKVFGNKLNGASLLANAMGESYGFFYAGGMTAAQIMKNNITNSAVRQGIKGFAARSSDTANLLNLATENAATKQRLSWAAGNELATRTLPFAQSLLMLILVCLFPLMIALAASNHTMFGLNTLKIYISGFIYFQMWPVMFAILNYAANYWLQSQSGGTPLVLANKDVVALQHSDVANLAGYLSLSIPVLSFYLTKGAAAMGSQVAGSVLSSGAFTSAGVAATTADGNWSFNNMSMDNVSQNKLDTNLMQRQGQQTWQADNGSTQTQTAGGHTVIDGSGAMSNLPVNMKLSQLASSGFQESARQSQVQAQTALDGYNHSVTSGWSQLSQLSHQTGTSDSLTSGSENSQATNSTRGASMMMSAAESYAKANNISTQEAYNKLMDISNQGSVSAGIKGTAGGGLNLGVVKLGAEGSISGDLRHSTGSSRGIQNSDSHSQDMRHDQNSQAVNDFRQGMDMVKSSRITDGANHSENAASSNVQQLAATLNDAESQYHQYTTSSTQSSEFSRMATVAQNQSASLDTNYTQEFVDWAANKYGDKAQSMLTSAPSAREAAMEFVNERLKPEIMGDYQQGRSDLTSGQEHAAFSGEHVVQPAHGSQQGSGPTGNDGGIRYSPVESGAYNSNDTGNHHADGASQVTEYAGTYGGQVSSGGGSVSVRTGGSGSHESSLLAQNQTDSENLAGQREISHNEVHTDYGRQEQSSQIQSGTHRSEQDSLSIKSSGHDTGRHSTERQRSDSSAGMQQELRQSGTLREQGGAAGHGNDMSHSHATMNVEEPRVQGNAMQASFKENQAKLHEQSGQGFGPQNDIQRRVAEQRSENEHKINESAGEIDKKQSTVQASSDILKGENLIGQGRFKLGRAEAELDQSSKLNPFNDLQPDELQQRVAELRKKTGG; this is translated from the coding sequence ATGCTTGAGATATACACCATTTATGGCGGGGGAATGTGGAAAACGGCGCTGGACGCCGTTGTCACCCTTGTCGGTCAGAATACCTTCCACACCTTAATGCGTATTGCCGGCACCTTCGGGGTGCTGGCTGTATTGCTCACTTTCATCAAACAACGTAACCCGATGGTCTTCGTCCAGTGGCTGGCGATCTTCATGATCCTGACGACCATCCTGCTGGTACCGAAACGTTCAGTACAGATAATTGACCTCTCAGACCCGGCTGCGGTGTGGAAAACCGATAATGTACCGGTCGGTCTGGCTGCCATCGCGTCACTGACGACCAGCATCGGTTACAAAATGGCATCGGTGTACGACATGCTGATGGCCAGACCTGACTCGGTAACCTACAGCAAGACCGGTATGCTGTTTGGCTCGCAGATTGTGGCGGAAACCAGTGACTTCACCACGCAAAACCCGGAACTGGCTCAGATGCTGCCGGACTACGTGGAAAACTGTGTGATCGGCGACATTCTGCTGAACGGTAAATACACCATCAATCAGCTGCTCAATTCCACTGACCCGCTGACGTTGATAACCAGTAACCCAAGCCCGCTGCGGGGCATCTTTAAGATGACCTCCACCTCGCGCCAGTTCCTGACCTGTCAGCAGGCGGCAACGGAGATTAAGACGCTGGCGAATACCGACGTCAATCCGGGCAGTGCGACGTTCACCTGGCTGACGCGGAAGGTATTCGGCAACAAGCTGAATGGTGCCTCGCTTCTGGCCAACGCTATGGGTGAGAGCTACGGATTCTTCTATGCCGGGGGAATGACGGCTGCGCAGATCATGAAGAACAACATCACGAACAGTGCAGTTCGGCAGGGGATTAAGGGTTTCGCCGCTCGCTCATCCGACACGGCTAACCTGCTGAACCTGGCCACCGAGAACGCTGCAACCAAACAGCGTCTCAGCTGGGCTGCGGGTAATGAGCTTGCCACCCGAACTCTGCCGTTTGCACAGTCCCTGCTGATGCTTATCCTGGTGTGCCTGTTCCCGTTGATGATTGCGCTGGCCGCATCAAATCACACTATGTTTGGGCTGAACACCCTGAAAATATACATTTCCGGTTTTATCTATTTCCAGATGTGGCCGGTGATGTTCGCCATCCTTAACTATGCTGCCAACTACTGGCTGCAGAGTCAGTCCGGGGGCACGCCTCTGGTGCTGGCCAACAAGGATGTAGTGGCACTGCAGCATTCGGACGTGGCGAATCTGGCAGGGTATCTGTCGTTGTCCATTCCGGTGCTGTCGTTCTATCTGACCAAGGGGGCTGCGGCGATGGGCTCTCAGGTGGCAGGCAGTGTCCTCAGTTCGGGCGCCTTCACGTCGGCAGGTGTGGCAGCAACCACGGCGGACGGGAACTGGTCGTTTAACAACATGTCAATGGACAATGTCAGCCAGAACAAGCTGGATACCAACCTGATGCAGCGTCAGGGCCAGCAGACGTGGCAGGCAGATAATGGTTCCACGCAGACGCAGACGGCCGGTGGCCATACGGTTATCGACGGCTCAGGCGCAATGTCGAATCTGCCGGTGAACATGAAGCTCAGCCAGCTGGCCAGCAGTGGTTTCCAGGAGTCTGCCCGCCAGTCGCAGGTCCAGGCGCAGACGGCGCTCGATGGCTACAACCACAGTGTCACCAGTGGCTGGTCGCAGCTCTCACAGCTGTCTCACCAGACCGGTACCAGCGACAGCCTGACCAGCGGCAGTGAAAACAGCCAGGCCACTAACTCAACGCGCGGCGCGAGCATGATGATGTCGGCCGCTGAAAGCTATGCGAAAGCTAACAATATCTCGACGCAGGAAGCCTATAACAAGCTGATGGATATCAGTAATCAGGGTTCTGTATCTGCAGGCATTAAAGGTACGGCCGGAGGGGGACTTAATCTGGGCGTTGTTAAGCTTGGTGCTGAAGGAAGTATTTCAGGCGATTTGAGACACTCGACAGGCAGCTCAAGAGGAATTCAGAATTCAGATTCCCATTCGCAAGATATGCGACATGATCAGAACAGCCAGGCCGTTAATGACTTCCGCCAGGGTATGGACATGGTGAAAAGTAGCCGAATCACTGATGGCGCGAATCATTCCGAGAATGCTGCAAGCAGCAATGTTCAGCAGCTGGCCGCAACGCTTAATGATGCTGAGAGCCAGTACCATCAGTACACCACCAGTTCGACGCAGAGTAGCGAGTTCAGTAGGATGGCCACTGTTGCGCAGAACCAGAGTGCAAGCCTCGATACAAACTATACGCAGGAGTTTGTTGACTGGGCGGCCAATAAATACGGCGATAAGGCGCAGTCCATGCTGACAAGCGCGCCATCGGCGCGCGAAGCGGCGATGGAGTTCGTGAATGAGCGTCTCAAACCTGAAATCATGGGGGATTATCAGCAGGGCCGTTCAGATCTTACCAGCGGTCAGGAGCATGCAGCATTCAGTGGTGAGCACGTGGTTCAGCCAGCCCACGGCAGTCAGCAAGGATCAGGCCCGACAGGTAATGATGGAGGTATACGTTACAGCCCTGTCGAGAGTGGTGCTTATAATTCGAACGACACGGGGAACCACCATGCAGACGGAGCGTCCCAGGTGACGGAATATGCGGGAACTTACGGTGGACAGGTTTCATCTGGGGGAGGAAGCGTGTCTGTGAGAACAGGTGGTTCTGGTAGCCATGAGTCATCATTGTTAGCGCAAAATCAAACAGACAGTGAGAACTTAGCCGGTCAAAGGGAAATCAGCCATAACGAAGTACATACTGACTATGGCAGACAGGAGCAAAGCTCCCAAATCCAGTCAGGCACTCACAGAAGCGAACAGGATAGCCTCTCCATTAAATCCAGTGGTCATGATACCGGAAGACATTCGACTGAAAGGCAACGCTCTGACTCCAGCGCTGGGATGCAGCAGGAATTACGCCAATCCGGTACCTTACGGGAACAAGGAGGAGCAGCAGGCCACGGGAACGACATGAGCCATAGCCATGCAACCATGAATGTTGAGGAGCCGCGGGTTCAGGGTAATGCTATGCAGGCGTCTTTCAAAGAAAACCAGGCAAAACTGCATGAACAGTCAGGTCAGGGTTTTGGACCGCAAAATGATATCCAGCGACGTGTAGCGGAACAAAGATCTGAAAATGAGCATAAAATCAACGAATCTGCTGGGGAAATTGATAAAAAACAATCCACTGTTCAGGCATCCAGTGATATCCTGAAAGGAGAAAACTTAATCGGTCAAGGGCGATTCAAGCTTGGTCGTGCTGAAGCTGAACTGGATCAATCAAGTAAACTCAATCCGTTTAATGATCTCCAACCAGATGAGCTGCAACAGAGAGTGGCAGAATTAAGGAAGAAAACTGGAGGATAA
- the traD gene encoding type IV conjugative transfer system coupling protein TraD — translation MSFAGKNLTQGGQMTAYRWRMFIQVNNWIGFWIFILFAVLTTAIFLWRIPQEALDNGSLWWFASINSSFIDLMPASGTPKIYDVHYWYAPTATAMVLKMTLPQIYTDPYMQAMGDQCLRELHWAAGASGLFSMVVFIAVTWFIANIGRKESEDEYLSGMQLTDKPAEVNKLLRQNGELSDLRVADLHMVKRAEVMNFLMHGTINVGKSTIIRWLLDYIRKRGDRAIIYDSGCTFTETHYNPSTDFILNAHDERCANWQMWGECIDAVDYDNLAASLIPVEGESDPFWVSSSRTICADLAIRMSVDPDRSIEKFLKTLLSLSMKSLREYLVNTPSANLVEEKIEKTAISIRSVVTNYAKALRFLQGLDDGTKPPFTIREWMTQERYDNSWLFISTQARHRKSVRPLISLWVSLATLLLQSMGENSERRVWFILDEAPSLQRIPELAETLAEARKFGGCFVLGMQNMAQLVHVYGRELAKSIFDLMNTRMYGRSPSAEMAKVVEEELGNQRKRKIREQNSYGLDQVRDGVSLGKDEVNNPIVDYEQIMRLPNLNFYVRLPGEYPVVRLKLKYRPFKKRHAGLIERNIRDALSPELERVIQENERAAAIAGLTFPTGDEVLEKGSETSSADDGPAPVSSAGASGSQATPVVEKVARTRMEEPKPSRSAAPERKPVPVREPDISRKEPAVTENHRPVTAPVTGDKKDNVVSLRPSKPAPNHQKGTASLNPEIPAALQKIRSRTQLDIPSEPAAAGALGMLKRRLSTGATSDGGEDQASENAGESMNLDMKVTALPDGGLSLTTAGKSVTPQTPDEAHSTHRKLAQEEENILLHRHADDPGYDENDHYYYDREPEL, via the coding sequence ATGAGCTTCGCAGGAAAAAACCTCACCCAGGGCGGGCAGATGACCGCCTACCGCTGGCGCATGTTCATTCAGGTTAACAACTGGATAGGATTCTGGATCTTCATCCTGTTCGCCGTACTGACTACCGCCATCTTTCTCTGGCGAATCCCTCAGGAAGCCCTGGATAACGGTTCCCTGTGGTGGTTCGCAAGTATCAACAGCAGCTTTATCGATCTGATGCCGGCATCGGGAACGCCAAAAATCTACGACGTTCACTACTGGTATGCGCCTACCGCGACGGCAATGGTGCTGAAAATGACCCTGCCGCAGATTTATACCGACCCGTACATGCAGGCGATGGGCGACCAGTGCCTGCGTGAGCTGCATTGGGCAGCCGGTGCCAGCGGGCTGTTCAGTATGGTGGTGTTTATCGCCGTGACCTGGTTTATCGCGAATATCGGCAGAAAGGAGAGCGAGGATGAATATCTCTCCGGCATGCAGCTGACCGACAAGCCAGCGGAAGTGAATAAATTGCTGCGCCAAAACGGTGAATTGTCCGATCTGCGGGTGGCTGATTTACACATGGTTAAAAGGGCTGAGGTAATGAATTTCCTCATGCATGGCACCATTAACGTGGGTAAATCGACCATCATCCGCTGGCTTCTGGACTACATACGCAAACGTGGTGACAGGGCTATCATTTACGACTCCGGCTGCACCTTCACTGAAACCCACTACAACCCCTCCACCGATTTCATTCTTAATGCCCACGACGAACGCTGTGCCAACTGGCAGATGTGGGGGGAATGTATTGATGCGGTCGACTATGACAACCTGGCAGCCAGCCTCATTCCGGTAGAAGGGGAATCCGATCCGTTCTGGGTTTCAAGCTCACGTACCATCTGCGCTGACCTCGCTATACGGATGTCGGTTGACCCGGACAGGAGTATAGAGAAGTTCCTCAAAACCCTGCTGTCACTCAGCATGAAAAGTTTGCGTGAATATCTTGTCAATACGCCTTCAGCCAACCTGGTTGAGGAGAAGATCGAGAAAACAGCCATCTCCATTCGCTCGGTGGTAACCAACTATGCCAAAGCGCTGAGATTTCTTCAGGGTCTGGATGACGGCACCAAGCCACCTTTCACCATTCGGGAGTGGATGACGCAGGAGCGTTATGACAACAGTTGGCTGTTTATTTCCACTCAGGCCCGACATCGCAAGAGTGTGCGACCACTGATCTCACTTTGGGTGTCGCTGGCCACATTGTTACTGCAGAGCATGGGGGAAAACAGTGAGCGCCGCGTGTGGTTCATTCTTGATGAAGCCCCGAGCCTTCAGCGCATCCCGGAGCTGGCTGAAACGCTGGCGGAAGCACGTAAATTCGGCGGATGTTTCGTGCTGGGAATGCAGAACATGGCGCAACTGGTTCACGTCTACGGCCGCGAGCTGGCAAAAAGCATCTTTGACCTGATGAACACCCGTATGTACGGACGTTCGCCGAGCGCCGAGATGGCCAAAGTAGTTGAAGAGGAGCTGGGCAACCAGCGTAAGCGCAAAATCCGTGAGCAGAACAGCTACGGTCTGGATCAGGTGCGTGACGGTGTGTCGCTCGGTAAGGACGAGGTGAATAACCCGATTGTCGACTACGAGCAAATCATGCGTCTGCCAAACCTCAACTTCTACGTGCGCCTCCCGGGTGAGTATCCGGTCGTCCGTCTGAAGCTGAAATACCGTCCATTCAAAAAACGCCATGCTGGCCTTATCGAGCGCAATATCCGCGATGCGCTCAGCCCGGAGCTGGAGAGGGTTATTCAGGAGAATGAGCGTGCAGCGGCCATTGCAGGTCTGACGTTCCCGACCGGTGACGAAGTGCTGGAGAAGGGGAGCGAGACATCCTCTGCAGATGACGGTCCCGCTCCGGTTTCTTCTGCAGGGGCATCCGGCTCACAGGCAACACCGGTCGTCGAAAAAGTGGCTCGTACCCGAATGGAGGAACCGAAACCCTCGCGCAGCGCTGCGCCTGAACGGAAGCCAGTACCAGTCAGGGAGCCAGACATATCGCGAAAAGAACCAGCAGTAACTGAAAATCACAGGCCGGTGACAGCCCCTGTCACCGGAGACAAAAAAGACAATGTTGTCTCTCTTCGGCCCTCGAAACCTGCACCAAATCATCAAAAAGGGACCGCGTCCCTTAATCCGGAAATTCCAGCAGCACTGCAAAAAATCCGCAGCAGAACCCAGCTGGATATTCCCTCCGAGCCTGCTGCGGCTGGCGCGCTGGGAATGCTGAAACGGCGGCTCAGTACCGGAGCCACCTCAGACGGAGGCGAAGATCAGGCCAGCGAGAATGCGGGCGAATCCATGAACCTGGATATGAAGGTGACGGCACTGCCTGACGGTGGCCTGAGTCTGACGACGGCAGGGAAGTCAGTGACACCGCAAACCCCGGATGAAGCCCACAGCACACATCGCAAGCTGGCGCAGGAAGAAGAGAACATTTTACTTCACCGTCACGCGGACGATCCGGGTTACGACGAAAACGACCATTACTATTACGACAGAGAGCCTGAATTATGA